The proteins below are encoded in one region of Triticum aestivum cultivar Chinese Spring chromosome 1B, IWGSC CS RefSeq v2.1, whole genome shotgun sequence:
- the LOC123127357 gene encoding uncharacterized protein — protein sequence MASQQPPPPPPPKEKKSPPPAPTTICALGDDLLREVFLCLPSVPSLVRASLTCSPFLRAVRSSPAFRRRFRDLHSPPLLGVFVEIHDAAMPTFAPTRRRSDVDHAAAIRGADVFLTLLPEDDKDADREWSMEDCRDGYVVLVNWEIKQMAVYDPLTRALDLFSAPPDEICSDMHVEFHMLASEECHEQFRIVSVCHDECGAQAAVFSSDTREWQVSPFSEDASPPDDGLGGTMVNGSVYWTFTSGSNIRVLNTATLQFSEINPPLHMEGQGEFKPGETKDGKLCLVCAVKLMLVVWIWRPDDDGVDKWILDKTISLQDGLDGDVALNIVAIISGFVYFSTFSEMNQDSCLFMSYCFETEKLNKLCPVTHSYHSYPYIMGFPPSLVCNKVNPQSDEA from the exons ATGGCCTCTCAgcaacctccgccgccgccgccgccgaaggagaAGAAATCCCCGCCACCCGCTCCCACCACCATATGCGCCCTCGGCGACGACCTTCTGCGCGAGGTATTCCTCTGCCTCCCCTCCGTCCCAAGTCTCGTCCGCGCCTCCCTCACCTGCAGCCCCTTCCTCCGCGCCGTCCGCTCGTCGCCTGCATTCCGCCGCCGGTTCCGCGACCTCCACTCACCCCCGCTCCTCGGCGTCTTCGTTGAGATCCACGatgccgccatgcccaccttcgcGCCCACCCGCCGCCGCTCCGACGTGGACCACGCCGCCGCCATCCGCGGCGCCGATGTCTTCCTTACCCTGCTCCCCGAAGACGATAAGGACGCCGATCGCGAGTGGTCCATGGAAGACTGCCGCGACGGATATGTCGTTCTCGTCAACTGGGAAATCAAGCAAATGGCTGTCTACGATCCCCTCACACGGGCCCTGGATCTCTTCTCCGCGCCACCGGACGAGATCTGCAGCGACATGCACGTTGAGTTCCACATGCTCGCCTCTGAAGAATGCCACGAGCAGTTCCGCATTGTCTCTGTCTGTCATGACGAGTGCGGGGCGCAAGCTGCCGTGTTCTCATCAGATACCAGAGAGTGGCAG GTTTCCCCGTTTTCGGAGGATGCCAGCCCGCCGGACGATGGTTTGGGTGGTACGATGGTGAATGGGTCTGTTTATTGGACATTTACAAGCGGATCCAATATCCGTGTGCTGAACACTGCCACACTGCAATTCTCAGAAATCAATCCGCCGCTGCATATGGAAGGGCAAGGGGAATTTAAGCCTGGTGAGACCAAGGATGGGAAGCTCTGTTTGGTCTGCGCAGTTAAGCTCATGCTTGTTGTTTGGATCTGGAGACCCGACGATGACGGTGTTGATAAATGGATCCTGGACAAGACAATTTCGCTGCAGGATGGTCTGGATGGTGATGTTGCTCTCAATATTGTGGCGATTATCAGTGGCTTTGTGTATTTTTCTACTTTTTCTGAGATGAATCAGGATTCTTGCTTGTTCATGTCCTACTGCTTTGAAACAGAAAAGCTGAATAAGCTCTGTCCTGTCACTCACTCTTACCATTCCTATCCTTACATCATGGGGTTCCCTCCTTCATTGGTATGCAATAAGGTGAACCCTCAATCTGATGAGGCTTGA